A stretch of DNA from Candidatus Oleimmundimicrobium sp.:
GACAGATAGTTTAAAGTGTCATCAAAGAGAGGGTTCTCAAACCGATGATAAAGAGCTACGTCCGGTGGCGTTCTAAATGTAACTATTATCTTCTTTTCATCGACTCCAAGCTGGGATAAAACAGCTTTATTTGGCTTAAATCCATAAAGGTAATATTCTTCTTTTAAACCGGGATACGGAAAAGCTCTTTCCGGTTTAAGCCCGTAAGGACGTAAAACATCCAAGGGGATTAAGTCGGGAAAGAGTGCTTTTTTTGAAACTCTTAAGTTTATATTGTGCGCGACCTTGGCATACTCATAATCAAACATCGTAACGTGGGGAATCCGTAAAAAAAGCGAAGCGACGGCCAAGTCGTTTGAGCCGTGACTTAGCGCCAGATCAAAGTTTTTGCCTTTGGCGAATTTTATTAAATCCTTTGTTCTGGAAAGAAGGCCAACCGCTTTTTTTAAAAAGCTTTTTCCCCGGTGATGACCAATCAAGGTATAATCCATCTTGTGCATTTCAAGCATGGGCACTGTTTGAGCAAATTCCCGCGCCGTAATTGTTACCGAGTGGCCTCTCTTATTTAGTTCCTCTATTATTGGTTTGAAAATTACCACATGAGGAGAATTTGTTATGTCAATCCATATATTCATTCTTGTTGCCTTTCAAAAATCGTCATTTTGACTATAAGATTCATTCAAAAAATTATTTAAACATATATTTTGTCACTCATATATTTGAAATATAACCCTGAGATTGCTTCGCCCCAATAAAACGGGGCTCGCAATGACAGGAAAAATATGTGGCTCTTCGCTTGCCTGCCGGCAGACACGGCAATCTTCAATTTACAATTCGACGAAGTTGCCATATCACTGGTTTTGGGGACCTCTTTTACCCTGTTCCTTCACTTAGAATCATAACTATTTTCTCGGCGGCCTGTCCATCC
This window harbors:
- a CDS encoding DUF354 domain-containing protein, producing the protein MNIWIDITNSPHVVIFKPIIEELNKRGHSVTITAREFAQTVPMLEMHKMDYTLIGHHRGKSFLKKAVGLLSRTKDLIKFAKGKNFDLALSHGSNDLAVASLFLRIPHVTMFDYEYAKVAHNINLRVSKKALFPDLIPLDVLRPYGLKPERAFPYPGLKEEYYLYGFKPNKAVLSQLGVDEKKIIVTFRTPPDVALYHRFENPLFDDTLNYLSQQSNVCTVILPRMEEQRLRLKELNLNNIIVADKVVDAQSLIYFSDAVISAGGTINREAVVLGTPVYTIFAGKMGAIDSHLIKVGKLRKLIRPEEIELKKKDVYPELNLRQPEILVDKILHRG